One window of the Carassius auratus strain Wakin chromosome 20, ASM336829v1, whole genome shotgun sequence genome contains the following:
- the LOC113120990 gene encoding polyprenol reductase, with protein MPDSIAIVNVIWFLLALCFLVAFCLCRFSLKLPHRFEHVFQDLIRYGKTKEHIKRSNWQLVFDISKRCFYHFYAVSVMWNGLLLLFSLCSVVMNQALPDWLIDTLWCLTGRSRAAWNELHLSVLLLQVLLWVHSLRRLLECLFVSIFSNGVIHVVQYAFGLGYYVLLGLTVLCINSSLPQSGSLVNQLAWHHVIGTLLFIWASLLQNRSLSMLAKMRTNSSGKIETLAHKMPCGGWFELVSCPHYLAELLIYVAMSVCCGCSSLTWWLVVLYVLCNQALAAQLCHDYYRSKFETYPTQRKAFIPFVL; from the exons ATGCCCGACTCTATAGCAATAGTTAATGTTATATGGTTTTTGTTAGCGTTGTGTTTTCTAGTAGCCTTTTGTCTCTGTAGGTTTTCATTGAAACTGCCTCACAGATTCGAGCACGTGTTTCAGGATTTAATCCGATATGGAAAAACTAAAGAACACATCAAGCGCTCAAACTGGCAGCTCGTCTTTGACATATCAAAGAG GTGTTTCTATCATTTCTATGCGGTGTCTGTCATGTGGAATGGACTCCTCCTACTATTCTCCTTGTGTTCTGTCGTTATGAATCAGGCTCTCCCTGATTGGTTAATTGACACGCTTTGGTGTTTGACTGGCAGATCAAGAGCTGCTTGGAACG AGTTACATCTCTCCGTTCTGCTTTTACAAGTGCTACTATGGGTCCACTCTCTTAGACGGCTATTGGAGTGCCTGTTTGTCAGCATATTTTCTAATGGTGTGATCCATGTAGTCCAGTACGCATTTGGTTTGGGTTACTATGTCCTACTTGGACTAACGGTCCTATGTATAAATTCCTCTCTGCCACAATCGG GGTCTCTTGTTAATCAGCTCGCATGGCATCATGTAATTGGGACTCTTCTTTTCATCTGGGCATCACTCCTCCAGAACCGGTCCCTCTCAATGTTGGCCAAAATGAGGACTAACAGCTCAG GTAAAATAGAGACTCTAGCCCACAAGATGCCTTGTGGgggctggtttgagctggtctctTGTCCGCATTATCTGGCTGAGCTTCTGATTTATGTTGCCATGAGTGTTTGTTGTGGCTGCAGTTCTCTGACCTGGTGGCTGGTGGTACTGTATGTACTCTGTAACCAGGCACTGGCGGCACAGCTCTGTCATGATTACTACAGGAGCAAGTTTGAGACTTATCCAACTCAACGCAAAGCTTTTATTCCTTTTGTCCTGTGA
- the LOC113120991 gene encoding transmembrane protein 165 gives MPLRAGERRGGGRSLCFLILLNVWLFSAGVTATQEENQVIHEVKPAEKATTGHAPGPAVSVDELNKGNLGFIHAFVAALSVIIVSELGDKTFFIAAIMAMRYNRLTVLTGAMLALGLMTCLSVLFGYATTIIPRIYTYYISTALFAIFGVRMLREGLKMSPDEGQEELEEVQAEIKKKDEERQRYNLASSSPDVEAGTTATLSSQRRCPSVISPIFIQALTLTFLAEWGDRSQLATIVLAAREDPFGVAVGGTLGHCLCTGLAVIGGRMVAQKISVRTVTIIGGIVFLAFAFSALFIRPDSGF, from the exons ATGCCTCTTCGGGCCGGCGAGCGGCGTGGCGGTGGCAGGTCCTTGTGCTTCCTCATTCTACTGAACGTCTGGTTGTTTTCAGCCGGAGTTACAGCAACTCAAGAAGAGAATCAAGTCATTCACGAGGTGAAGCCAGCGGAG AAGGCAACCACCGGTCATGCACCCGGCCCGGCAGTGAGTGTCGATGAACTCAATAAGGGAAACCTGGGCTTTATTCATGCCTTTGTGGCAGCCCTCTCAGTCATCATTGTCTCTGAACTGGGAGACAAGACTTTCTTCATCGCAGCCATCATGGCAATGCGCTACAATCGCCTCACTGTCTTGACAGGCGCCATGTTGGCTCTGGGACTCATGACGTGTCTGTCAG TCCTGTTTGGTTATGCCACCACCATTATCCCACGGATCTACACCTACTACATCTCGACAGCGCTGTTTGCCATATTTGGTGTGAGGATGCTGAGGGAGGGACTGAAGATGAGTCCTGATGAAGGACaagaggagctggaggaggtccAGGCTGAGATAAAGAAAAAGGATGAAGAG CGTCAGCGCTATAATCTAGCTAGCAGCTCGCCTGATGTGGAAGCTGGGACGACGGCAACCTTATCATCTCAGAGAAGGTGTCCCAGCGTGATTTCACCGATATTCATTCAGGCACTCACCCTCACCTTCCTCGCAGAGTGGGGCGACCGCTCTCAGCTTGCCACTATTGTGCTGGCTGCAAGAGAG GATCCATTTGGAGTAGCAGTTGGGGGAACTTTGGGACACTGTCTGTGCACAGGCCTGGCTGTTATCGGCGGAAGGATGGTGGCTCAGAAGATCTCCGTAAGAACTG TTACAATCATTGGTGGAATCGTTTTCCTGGCCTTTGCGTTCTCCGCCCTCTTTATCAGGCCCGATTCTGGATTCTGA
- the LOC113120992 gene encoding circadian locomoter output cycles protein kaput-like isoform X1 → MTSSIDRDDSSIFDGLMEEDEKDKAKRVSRNKSEKKRRDQFNVLIKELGTMLPGNTRKMDKSTILQKSIDFLRKHKEIAAQSESSEIRQDWKPPFLSNEEFTQLMLEALDGFFLAIMTDGNIIYVSESVTSLLEHLPSDLVDQNLLNFLPLGEHSEVYKALSTHILEGETLTPDYLKTKNQLEFCCHMLRGTIDPKEPPVYEYVKFIGNFKSLNTVPNSTRNGFEGVIQRSLRPMFEDRVCFIATVRLAKPQFIKEMCTVEEPNEEFTSRHSLEWKFLFLDHRAPPIIGYLPFEVLGTSGYDYYHVDDLETLAKCHEHLMQYGKGKSCYYRFLTKGQQWIWLQTHYYITYHQWNSRPEFIVCTHTVVSYAEVRAEQRRELGIEESPPEISADKSQDSGSESQLNTSSLKEALERFDHSRTPSASSRSSRKSSSHTAVSDPTCMYYIPKTEATQTKLQTDHSTPPRQSVSAIEMTSQRRSSISSQSMSSQNTGQTMAASLVSQPQQPQPLQPSVQPVLQFSAQMDAMQHLKDQLEQRTRMIEANIQRQQEELRQIQEELQRVQGQGLQMFLQPGGGGLNLGSVQLTQGSSVQPGGALSMQGAVVPAGSLQSGLQSTHTVTQHTVTQHPQQAPPQQQNLLRDQSSTLTQQSQRSSHTLQSPQGALPASLYNTMMISQPAQANVVQISTSLAQNSSPSGAAVATFAQDRQIRFPAAPQLLTKLVTGPMACGAVMVPTTMFMGQVVTAFAPQQGQAQTISITQQPSAQTPEQQAQTQSQIATGTAQQQGQAQLAQQQTQFLQAPRLLHGNQSAQLILQAFPLQQQGTFAAATQQQQQQQLQQQQQQLQQQQQQQQQQLQQQHQQQQQQLQQQHQQQQQQLQQQMAAHRSDSKAPPQ, encoded by the exons GGATGACAGCAGTATCTTTGATGGGTTGATGGAAGAAGATGAGAAGGACAAAGCAAAAAG AGTTTCTAGGAACAAGTCGGAGAAGAAGAGGCGAGACCAGTTCAATGTGCTCATCAAGGAACTGGGCACCATGCTGCCGGGCAACACCCGCAAGATGGACAAGTCTACCATCCTACAGAAGAGCATCGACTTCCTGCGCAAGCACAAAG AAATTGCTGCACAGTCTGAGTCGAGTGAAATCCGTCAGGACTGGAAGCCTCCTTTCCTCAGCAATGAGGAGTTCACACAGCTGATGCTGGAG GCTCTAGATGGCTTCTTTTTGGCCATCATGACAGACGGAAACATAATCTACGTCTCAGAAAGTGTCACGTCTTTATTAGAACATCTACCT TCTGATCTTGTGGATCAGAATCTGTTGAATTTCCTTCCACTGGGTGAGCACTCAGAGGTGTATAAAGCTCTATCCACACACATACTGGAGGGAGAGACCCTCACACCAGACTACCTGAAAA CAAAGAACCAGTTAGAGTTCTGCTGCCACATGCTCCGGGGCACGATCGACCCGAAAGAGCCGCCCGTTTATGAGTATGTCAAGTTCATCGGAAACTTTAAGTCCCTCAACACTG TGCCTAACTCGACACGTAACGGCTTTGAGGGAGTGATCCAGCGATCGCTGAGGCCCATGTTCGAAGACCGAGTGTGTTTCATAGCCACTGTGAGGTTAGCCAAGCCTCAGTTTATCAAG GAAATGTGTACTGTGGAGGAGCCCAATGAGGAATTCACCTCCAGACACAGTTTAGAGTGGAAATTCCTCTTCTTGGACCACAG GGCACCCCCCATCATAGGCTACCTACCCTTCGAGGTTCTGGGGACTTCAGGGTATGACTACTATCATGTGGATGACCTGGAGACCCTGGCCAAGTGCCATGAACACT tgatGCAGTATGGTAAGGGGAAGTCGTGCTATTACCGTTTCCTGACTAAAGGTCAGCAGTGGATCTGGCTTCAGACTCACTACTATATCACTTACCACCAGTGGAACTCACGGCCGGAGTTCATCGTCTGCACACACACTGTGGTCAG CTATGCTGAAGTGAGGGCTGAACAGCGCAGGGAACTGGGCATTGAGGAATCACCTCCTGAGATCTCAGCAGACAAG TCTCAGGACTCCGGCTCTGAGTCCCAGCTGAACACCTCCAGCCTGAAGGAGGCGCTAGAGCGATTCGATCACAGCCGCACACCCTCCGCCTCCTCACGGAGCTCCCGCAAATCCTCCTCACACACCGCTGTCTCGGACCCCACGTGTATGTATTACATACCAAAGACAGAAG cCACACAGACAAAGCTACAGACAGACCATAGCACACCCCCCCGCCAATCAGTGTCAGCCATTGAGATGACGTCACAGCGGAGGTCCTCCATTAGCAGTCAG TCGATGAGTTCTCAGAACACAGGACAGACGATGGCAGCATCTCTTGTGTCTCAGCCTCAGCAGCCTCAGCCACTTCAGCCCAGCGTGCAG CCGGTGCTGCAGTTTTCTGCGCAGATGGATGCGATGCAACATCTTAAGGATCAACTGGAACAGCGCACACGCATGATTGAGGCCAACATCCAGAGACAACAAGAGGAACTGCGGCAAATCCAGGAGGAGCTGCAGAGGGTGCAAGGCCAGGGCTTACAG ATGTTCTTACAGCCCGGAGGTGGTGGGCTCAACCTCGGCTCTGTGCAGCTGACGCAGGGATCATCCGTGCAGCCGGGGGGCGCTCTGTCCATGCAGGGGGCGGTGGTGCCGGCAGGGAGCCTGCAAAGCGGCCTGCAAtccacacacacagtgacacaacACACTGTCACACAGCATCCTCAGCAGGCACCGCCACAACAACAGAACCTTCTCAGAGATCAGAGCTCCACACTAACTCAG CAGTCGCAGAGGTCCTCTCACACATTGCAGTCTCCTCAGGGAGCACTGCCTGCATCTTTGTATAATACCATGATGATCTCTCAGCCGGCGCAGGCCAACGTTGTCCAGATCTCCACAAGCTTGGCCCAGAACAGCAGCCCCAGTGGAGCCGCGGTCGCCACCTTCGCACAAGACCGGCAGATACG GTTCCCTGCTGCCCCACAGCTCCTCACTAAGCTAGTAACCGGCCCAATGGCGTGTGGTGCAGTTATGGTGCCTACCACCATGTTCATGGGGCAGGTGGTGACCGCGTTTGCCCCGCAGCAGGGCCAGGCTCAAACAATCAGCATCACCCAGCAGCCGTCTGCGCAGACGCCGGAGCAGCAGGCGCAAACGCAGTCACAGATAGCTACAGGAACAGCCCAACAGCAGGGACAGGCTCAGCTTGCCCAGCAGCAAACGCAATTCCTACAG GCCCCTCGGCTTTTACACGGCAACCAATCTGCCCAGCTGATCCTTCAAGCCTTTCCCCTGCAGCAGCAAGGCACCTTTGCAGCCGcaacacaacaacaacagcagcaacaactgcaacagcagcagcaacaactgcagcagcagcagcaacagcagcaacaacagctgcagcagcagcatcaacaacaacaacagcagctgcaacaacaacatcaacaacagcagcagcagctgcagcagcaAATGGCAGCTCATCGCTCCGACAGCAAAGCGCCACCTCAGTAG
- the LOC113120992 gene encoding circadian locomoter output cycles protein kaput-like isoform X2, translating to MTSSIDRDDSSIFDGLMEEDEKDKAKRVSRNKSEKKRRDQFNVLIKELGTMLPGNTRKMDKSTILQKSIDFLRKHKEIAAQSESSEIRQDWKPPFLSNEEFTQLMLEALDGFFLAIMTDGNIIYVSESVTSLLEHLPSDLVDQNLLNFLPLGEHSEVYKALSTHILEGETLTPDYLKTKNQLEFCCHMLRGTIDPKEPPVYEYVKFIGNFKSLNTVPNSTRNGFEGVIQRSLRPMFEDRVCFIATVRLAKPQFIKEMCTVEEPNEEFTSRHSLEWKFLFLDHRAPPIIGYLPFEVLGTSGYDYYHVDDLETLAKCHEHLMQYGKGKSCYYRFLTKGQQWIWLQTHYYITYHQWNSRPEFIVCTHTVVSYAEVRAEQRRELGIEESPPEISADKSQDSGSESQLNTSSLKEALERFDHSRTPSASSRSSRKSSSHTAVSDPTSTQTKLQTDHSTPPRQSVSAIEMTSQRRSSISSQSMSSQNTGQTMAASLVSQPQQPQPLQPSVQPVLQFSAQMDAMQHLKDQLEQRTRMIEANIQRQQEELRQIQEELQRVQGQGLQMFLQPGGGGLNLGSVQLTQGSSVQPGGALSMQGAVVPAGSLQSGLQSTHTVTQHTVTQHPQQAPPQQQNLLRDQSSTLTQQSQRSSHTLQSPQGALPASLYNTMMISQPAQANVVQISTSLAQNSSPSGAAVATFAQDRQIRFPAAPQLLTKLVTGPMACGAVMVPTTMFMGQVVTAFAPQQGQAQTISITQQPSAQTPEQQAQTQSQIATGTAQQQGQAQLAQQQTQFLQAPRLLHGNQSAQLILQAFPLQQQGTFAAATQQQQQQQLQQQQQQLQQQQQQQQQQLQQQHQQQQQQLQQQHQQQQQQLQQQMAAHRSDSKAPPQ from the exons GGATGACAGCAGTATCTTTGATGGGTTGATGGAAGAAGATGAGAAGGACAAAGCAAAAAG AGTTTCTAGGAACAAGTCGGAGAAGAAGAGGCGAGACCAGTTCAATGTGCTCATCAAGGAACTGGGCACCATGCTGCCGGGCAACACCCGCAAGATGGACAAGTCTACCATCCTACAGAAGAGCATCGACTTCCTGCGCAAGCACAAAG AAATTGCTGCACAGTCTGAGTCGAGTGAAATCCGTCAGGACTGGAAGCCTCCTTTCCTCAGCAATGAGGAGTTCACACAGCTGATGCTGGAG GCTCTAGATGGCTTCTTTTTGGCCATCATGACAGACGGAAACATAATCTACGTCTCAGAAAGTGTCACGTCTTTATTAGAACATCTACCT TCTGATCTTGTGGATCAGAATCTGTTGAATTTCCTTCCACTGGGTGAGCACTCAGAGGTGTATAAAGCTCTATCCACACACATACTGGAGGGAGAGACCCTCACACCAGACTACCTGAAAA CAAAGAACCAGTTAGAGTTCTGCTGCCACATGCTCCGGGGCACGATCGACCCGAAAGAGCCGCCCGTTTATGAGTATGTCAAGTTCATCGGAAACTTTAAGTCCCTCAACACTG TGCCTAACTCGACACGTAACGGCTTTGAGGGAGTGATCCAGCGATCGCTGAGGCCCATGTTCGAAGACCGAGTGTGTTTCATAGCCACTGTGAGGTTAGCCAAGCCTCAGTTTATCAAG GAAATGTGTACTGTGGAGGAGCCCAATGAGGAATTCACCTCCAGACACAGTTTAGAGTGGAAATTCCTCTTCTTGGACCACAG GGCACCCCCCATCATAGGCTACCTACCCTTCGAGGTTCTGGGGACTTCAGGGTATGACTACTATCATGTGGATGACCTGGAGACCCTGGCCAAGTGCCATGAACACT tgatGCAGTATGGTAAGGGGAAGTCGTGCTATTACCGTTTCCTGACTAAAGGTCAGCAGTGGATCTGGCTTCAGACTCACTACTATATCACTTACCACCAGTGGAACTCACGGCCGGAGTTCATCGTCTGCACACACACTGTGGTCAG CTATGCTGAAGTGAGGGCTGAACAGCGCAGGGAACTGGGCATTGAGGAATCACCTCCTGAGATCTCAGCAGACAAG TCTCAGGACTCCGGCTCTGAGTCCCAGCTGAACACCTCCAGCCTGAAGGAGGCGCTAGAGCGATTCGATCACAGCCGCACACCCTCCGCCTCCTCACGGAGCTCCCGCAAATCCTCCTCACACACCGCTGTCTCGGACCCCACGT cCACACAGACAAAGCTACAGACAGACCATAGCACACCCCCCCGCCAATCAGTGTCAGCCATTGAGATGACGTCACAGCGGAGGTCCTCCATTAGCAGTCAG TCGATGAGTTCTCAGAACACAGGACAGACGATGGCAGCATCTCTTGTGTCTCAGCCTCAGCAGCCTCAGCCACTTCAGCCCAGCGTGCAG CCGGTGCTGCAGTTTTCTGCGCAGATGGATGCGATGCAACATCTTAAGGATCAACTGGAACAGCGCACACGCATGATTGAGGCCAACATCCAGAGACAACAAGAGGAACTGCGGCAAATCCAGGAGGAGCTGCAGAGGGTGCAAGGCCAGGGCTTACAG ATGTTCTTACAGCCCGGAGGTGGTGGGCTCAACCTCGGCTCTGTGCAGCTGACGCAGGGATCATCCGTGCAGCCGGGGGGCGCTCTGTCCATGCAGGGGGCGGTGGTGCCGGCAGGGAGCCTGCAAAGCGGCCTGCAAtccacacacacagtgacacaacACACTGTCACACAGCATCCTCAGCAGGCACCGCCACAACAACAGAACCTTCTCAGAGATCAGAGCTCCACACTAACTCAG CAGTCGCAGAGGTCCTCTCACACATTGCAGTCTCCTCAGGGAGCACTGCCTGCATCTTTGTATAATACCATGATGATCTCTCAGCCGGCGCAGGCCAACGTTGTCCAGATCTCCACAAGCTTGGCCCAGAACAGCAGCCCCAGTGGAGCCGCGGTCGCCACCTTCGCACAAGACCGGCAGATACG GTTCCCTGCTGCCCCACAGCTCCTCACTAAGCTAGTAACCGGCCCAATGGCGTGTGGTGCAGTTATGGTGCCTACCACCATGTTCATGGGGCAGGTGGTGACCGCGTTTGCCCCGCAGCAGGGCCAGGCTCAAACAATCAGCATCACCCAGCAGCCGTCTGCGCAGACGCCGGAGCAGCAGGCGCAAACGCAGTCACAGATAGCTACAGGAACAGCCCAACAGCAGGGACAGGCTCAGCTTGCCCAGCAGCAAACGCAATTCCTACAG GCCCCTCGGCTTTTACACGGCAACCAATCTGCCCAGCTGATCCTTCAAGCCTTTCCCCTGCAGCAGCAAGGCACCTTTGCAGCCGcaacacaacaacaacagcagcaacaactgcaacagcagcagcaacaactgcagcagcagcagcaacagcagcaacaacagctgcagcagcagcatcaacaacaacaacagcagctgcaacaacaacatcaacaacagcagcagcagctgcagcagcaAATGGCAGCTCATCGCTCCGACAGCAAAGCGCCACCTCAGTAG